From a single Salinibacter sp. 10B genomic region:
- a CDS encoding DUF6788 family protein, whose product MMNDLDQDTELGVHRPLDPGQWKEARRWWWQVREAFGGWHEVPPKMLPAFYAHPDSFQRAKPEHGHERRSYATSLPEACAIQEAARKMSSLEAEPVWFAIPRLLPGEKLGSLHQERKRCGKDGCKCQSGREEDLHGPYWHHRWRDEDGNQKKEYVPKEKVEETREAIERRQSRVEQMRTLRRQYMEQARASRYGTDGIDVVGFVERWTRDHEEAIRQSVSGFDFH is encoded by the coding sequence ATGATGAATGACCTCGATCAAGATACGGAATTAGGCGTGCATCGGCCGCTCGATCCCGGGCAGTGGAAAGAAGCTCGTCGGTGGTGGTGGCAGGTTCGGGAGGCGTTTGGTGGCTGGCACGAGGTCCCGCCGAAGATGCTTCCAGCGTTCTATGCTCATCCGGATAGCTTTCAGCGCGCAAAACCCGAGCATGGTCATGAGAGACGATCGTATGCGACGTCGCTTCCAGAGGCCTGCGCGATTCAGGAAGCGGCCCGCAAGATGTCCTCACTTGAGGCCGAGCCGGTTTGGTTCGCGATCCCCCGGCTACTGCCCGGGGAAAAGCTCGGCTCGCTTCATCAGGAACGGAAGCGCTGCGGGAAGGACGGGTGCAAGTGTCAGAGTGGCCGTGAGGAGGACTTGCATGGGCCGTACTGGCACCACCGCTGGCGGGACGAGGATGGCAACCAGAAAAAGGAGTACGTGCCGAAGGAAAAGGTCGAGGAGACGCGAGAGGCTATTGAACGAAGGCAGAGCCGCGTTGAGCAGATGAGGACGCTACGCCGGCAGTACATGGAGCAGGCGCGAGCCAGCCGCTACGGCACCGATGGAATCGACGTGGTAGGCTTCGTTGAGCGGTGGACACGGGACCACGAAGAAGCTATTCGCCAATCGGTGTCAGGCTTCGACTTTCACTAA
- a CDS encoding VRR-NUC domain-containing protein, with amino-acid sequence MDGKDQAAALYGQETANETISTDEARDLFGQDRSEDELHRACVQWADVQSAALPELKALFHPPNGGARSAAAGARMKAMGARAGIPDLCLPIVRPVTWTNGDEVPAGALWVELKSAEGRLRDTQRTWRARLLKHQHCWTLCRRLEDFRVAVTDYISGDYRQESF; translated from the coding sequence ATGGACGGCAAAGACCAGGCGGCCGCCCTCTACGGGCAGGAGACCGCTAACGAGACGATTTCGACAGATGAGGCCCGGGACCTCTTCGGGCAGGACCGGTCCGAGGACGAACTGCACCGAGCCTGCGTGCAGTGGGCCGATGTCCAATCCGCAGCCCTTCCGGAGCTCAAGGCGCTCTTTCACCCGCCGAATGGCGGGGCACGTTCGGCGGCCGCCGGCGCCAGGATGAAAGCGATGGGAGCGCGGGCCGGGATTCCAGATCTATGCCTTCCGATCGTGCGGCCCGTGACGTGGACGAATGGCGACGAGGTGCCAGCCGGGGCGTTGTGGGTTGAGCTCAAAAGCGCGGAGGGGCGCCTCCGGGATACCCAAAGGACGTGGCGGGCCCGTCTCCTGAAGCACCAGCACTGCTGGACGCTCTGCCGGAGACTGGAGGACTTTCGGGTAGCCGTCACCGACTACATTTCCGGTGACTATCGACAGGAATCGTTCTGA
- a CDS encoding single-stranded DNA-binding protein, translating into MARSVNKAILIGNVGQEPELRYTGDGTAVCNLRIATNESYTNRDGEEVQKTEWHTVVAWERLAEICNEYLGKGSQVYVEGSLETRQWEDRDGNERYTTQVKAREVMFLDSNRQAGPGEQSERQRSQGGGQSFDEGPPQQDQQENAGSQGATGEETFEPDDELPF; encoded by the coding sequence ATGGCACGATCCGTCAACAAGGCAATCCTCATCGGCAATGTTGGACAGGAACCGGAGCTCCGGTACACCGGCGATGGTACGGCCGTCTGCAACCTGCGGATTGCCACGAACGAGAGCTACACCAATCGCGATGGCGAGGAGGTGCAGAAGACCGAATGGCACACCGTCGTCGCCTGGGAGCGGCTGGCGGAGATTTGCAACGAGTACTTGGGCAAGGGCTCGCAGGTCTACGTGGAAGGCTCCCTGGAAACGCGCCAGTGGGAGGATCGGGACGGCAACGAGCGGTACACCACGCAGGTCAAGGCCCGAGAGGTAATGTTCTTGGACTCGAACCGTCAAGCGGGGCCGGGCGAGCAATCAGAACGGCAACGCTCGCAGGGTGGTGGTCAGAGCTTCGACGAGGGACCGCCACAGCAGGACCAGCAGGAAAACGCCGGCAGTCAAGGCGCCACTGGGGAAGAGACGTTCGAGCCCGACGACGAATTGCCTTTTTGA
- a CDS encoding helix-turn-helix domain-containing protein, translating into MKRPASLSPKQVAEACGVTRRTVYNWIEGGDLRTNKVGNRHRITERQLAEKVGSELAEAAFDAHSKDEA; encoded by the coding sequence ATGAAACGACCAGCCTCCCTGAGCCCCAAACAAGTCGCTGAAGCTTGTGGGGTAACGAGGCGCACGGTTTACAACTGGATCGAGGGCGGGGACCTGCGCACCAACAAGGTTGGCAACCGCCATCGTATTACGGAGAGGCAGCTCGCAGAGAAGGTTGGCAGCGAGCTCGCAGAGGCGGCATTCGACGCTCACTCGAAAGATGAGGCGTAA
- a CDS encoding recombinase family protein: MERHRLGNHNRNARPDTAPIVRRIFQHREQGESLRAIAGTLNAAGVPTKRGGDLYASTVSYVLKNPKYKGELAQTFDVEGVKTEAESLRIVDE; encoded by the coding sequence ATGGAAAGGCACCGATTGGGGAACCACAACAGAAACGCCCGCCCCGACACGGCGCCGATCGTCCGGCGCATCTTTCAGCACCGTGAGCAGGGGGAAAGCCTCCGGGCGATTGCCGGGACGCTCAATGCTGCCGGCGTACCGACGAAGCGGGGCGGCGACTTGTACGCCTCCACCGTGAGCTACGTCCTGAAGAACCCGAAGTACAAGGGCGAGCTCGCCCAGACCTTCGATGTGGAAGGGGTGAAAACCGAGGCTGAATCACTGCGGATTGTGGACGAATAG
- a CDS encoding DUF5615 family PIN-like protein, whose product MIVRVLLDHDVPHSLRSEFREDCKVVTAEYRGWADLDDSELLSAAEEEFSALVTLDTNLAHQQNVQSRNLGIVVIDVHPIVPGHLKHHMGKINSALNLAVGEKETVVVREDGISLFPS is encoded by the coding sequence ATGATAGTGAGGGTCCTTCTCGACCATGATGTCCCCCACAGCCTCCGTTCTGAGTTCCGAGAGGATTGCAAGGTGGTGACGGCCGAATACCGTGGATGGGCCGACCTCGATGATTCGGAGTTGCTTTCAGCAGCGGAAGAGGAGTTTAGCGCGCTAGTCACACTGGATACGAATCTCGCCCATCAGCAGAACGTCCAGTCTCGCAACCTGGGGATCGTGGTGATTGACGTTCACCCGATCGTTCCAGGCCACCTAAAGCATCACATGGGCAAGATCAATAGCGCTCTAAACTTGGCAGTTGGGGAGAAGGAGACCGTTGTGGTCCGTGAAGACGGAATCTCTCTTTTTCCCTCCTGA
- a CDS encoding DUF433 domain-containing protein: protein MHSNSDNDPIEVSLGKRGGEPVFRGTRIPISYLSQYLNHGYTVEDFIREYDIDPELVRRVYREKFSDGDEQDQKVPA from the coding sequence ATGCACAGCAACTCTGATAACGACCCCATCGAGGTCTCACTGGGGAAGCGTGGCGGCGAACCGGTCTTTCGGGGAACGCGGATTCCGATTTCCTACCTCTCTCAGTACCTCAACCACGGATACACAGTTGAGGACTTTATCCGTGAGTACGACATTGACCCCGAGCTAGTGCGAAGGGTGTACAGGGAGAAGTTTTCGGATGGGGACGAGCAAGATCAGAAGGTTCCTGCATGA
- a CDS encoding tyrosine-type recombinase/integrase, producing MSYPQEDPDLQKHQSSLPTELPAGVSAEDARRMGELANEDRRPSTRRVYRSKWRGFVSFCDERDAEPLPASPEMVGNYLSKRAEEVSLSTIRQDVAAIRWMHERHGAEDPTDHAGVGRILDGINQTSDRTPKKKQAVLTKHVRAMVETLPLEEPDEDAGPAARATYFRALRDRAIILVGYAGAFRRAELATIDAEDVSLNADGMEVHVPKTKTEPRTIGINFARNADFCPVRTLREWLNAAGIEEGPVFRAVPRSAEIAADEQAKAITGKTVRNVIGDAAEAAGLDRKTVAGHSLRRGHLTQGALNGAELNRLMKQAGHADPRTTAEYVEDTKRMETNTSRDLGL from the coding sequence GTGTCTTACCCCCAAGAGGACCCCGATCTCCAGAAACACCAAAGTAGTCTCCCCACCGAGCTACCCGCGGGCGTCAGTGCCGAAGATGCCCGGCGCATGGGGGAACTCGCCAACGAGGACCGACGGCCGTCGACGCGGCGCGTGTACCGGTCGAAGTGGAGGGGCTTCGTCTCCTTCTGCGATGAGCGGGACGCGGAGCCGCTGCCAGCCTCTCCAGAGATGGTGGGCAACTACCTATCGAAACGGGCAGAGGAAGTGAGTTTGTCTACGATCCGGCAGGACGTGGCCGCGATCCGGTGGATGCACGAGCGGCACGGCGCAGAGGACCCGACCGATCACGCCGGCGTCGGTCGCATCCTCGACGGGATCAACCAGACCTCCGACCGCACACCGAAGAAGAAACAGGCCGTTCTCACGAAGCACGTGCGGGCGATGGTGGAGACGCTGCCCCTGGAGGAGCCAGATGAGGACGCCGGACCCGCCGCCCGTGCAACGTATTTTCGTGCCCTCCGAGACCGAGCGATCATCCTCGTTGGGTACGCGGGGGCCTTCCGCCGGGCCGAGCTCGCAACGATCGACGCGGAAGACGTGAGCCTCAACGCCGATGGGATGGAGGTCCACGTACCGAAGACGAAGACTGAACCGCGCACAATCGGGATCAACTTCGCACGCAACGCGGATTTCTGCCCGGTACGAACGCTCAGAGAGTGGCTGAATGCGGCCGGGATCGAAGAGGGGCCGGTCTTTCGGGCCGTCCCCCGATCAGCAGAGATTGCAGCAGATGAGCAGGCAAAAGCCATTACGGGGAAGACGGTGCGCAACGTCATCGGGGACGCTGCGGAGGCGGCCGGCCTCGACCGTAAGACCGTAGCCGGGCACTCCCTCCGTCGAGGGCACTTGACGCAGGGGGCCCTCAACGGAGCGGAGCTGAACCGACTGATGAAGCAGGCCGGTCACGCGGACCCGAGAACGACAGCCGAGTACGTCGAGGACACGAAGCGAATGGAGACGAACACGAGCCGGGATTTGGGGCTCTGA
- the parA gene encoding ParA family partition ATPase, translating into MHVVAVLNQKGGSGKTTIATNLASDLQRRGHRVALVDADPQKTASEWAARGEDTPPTFEATKDLSTNIPALEGSFDIVVLDGAPRMTELATDAVKAADLVLIPVQPSGADIWAAEDILDIVEARQNVTGEPRAAFVVSRAVARTNLADSVQDALEQYGVNVLDSRTGHRIAYPEALGAGLSVLDTGGKAADEVEALTDETIELLTNSNE; encoded by the coding sequence ATGCACGTCGTCGCAGTCCTCAACCAGAAGGGTGGGTCCGGAAAAACCACGATTGCCACGAACCTCGCTTCGGATCTCCAGCGGCGGGGACACCGCGTGGCCCTGGTCGACGCCGACCCGCAGAAGACTGCATCCGAGTGGGCAGCCCGCGGAGAGGACACGCCTCCGACCTTTGAGGCGACGAAAGACCTGAGCACGAACATTCCCGCACTGGAGGGCTCGTTCGACATCGTGGTTCTGGACGGCGCTCCACGAATGACCGAACTCGCGACCGATGCGGTGAAGGCGGCCGACCTCGTGCTGATCCCCGTCCAACCATCCGGGGCCGACATCTGGGCGGCCGAGGACATCCTCGACATCGTCGAGGCTCGCCAGAACGTCACAGGAGAACCGAGGGCAGCATTCGTCGTCTCCCGTGCCGTGGCCCGAACGAACCTCGCGGACAGTGTGCAGGATGCGCTTGAACAGTATGGCGTCAACGTACTGGACAGCCGAACGGGGCATCGCATTGCATACCCGGAAGCCCTCGGGGCTGGCCTATCGGTGCTTGACACAGGCGGGAAGGCTGCCGACGAAGTCGAGGCGCTGACAGATGAGACGATAGAGCTACTGACCAACTCCAATGAGTAA